The following are encoded together in the Juglans microcarpa x Juglans regia isolate MS1-56 chromosome 2D, Jm3101_v1.0, whole genome shotgun sequence genome:
- the LOC121250671 gene encoding G2/mitotic-specific cyclin-1-like: MVITDENNPDLNKPTNLQGIEMGNRKFGQEITQNRTALRVINQGLVGGRAYPCAVNKRALSEKHEICEKKQADPVHRPITRSGTWNVAL; encoded by the exons ATGGTTATTACTGACGAGAACAATCCCGATTTGAACAAGCCCACTAATCTTCAAg GGATAGAGATGGGTAATAGAAAGTTCGGTCAGGAGATTACCCAGAACAGAACGGCTTTAAGAGTCATTAATCAGGGTTTAGTGGGAGGTCGAGCATACCCTTGTGCAGTCAATAAAAGAGCCTTGTCAGA AAAACATGAAATCTGCGAAAAGAAGCAGGCAGATCCAGTGCATCGACCGATTACGAGGTCTGGAACTTGGAATGTAGCCCtgtaa
- the LOC121249320 gene encoding uncharacterized protein LOC121249320 produces MAMESEYYTEPDDGSPLSEDELMLNFHVVKPQHPYEEESLVVFRVQRRLLASEESSKTVVPLLLSSTNIPQFFHDCPGFIDAVSECVGSLPRDTHCVHVYNVVLDIAEIREFHWVFYFTSEELSSRDEAIYRLSLAYLDLELKKVELEDPSDCAICLQELQAGTEAALLPCSHVYHLGCILAWFLCGDNCPLCRFRVVHWNLNSWYMDCPQLLDRIGWFSIE; encoded by the coding sequence ATGGCAATGGAATCCGAGTACTATACTGAACCCGACGATGGTTCCCCTTTATCTGAGGATGAATTGATGCTCAACTTCCATGTGGTGAAACCGCAGCACCCATACGAGGAGGAGAGCCTGGTTGTTTTTCGAGTGCAGCGCAGACTGTTGGCGTCCGAGGAGTCCTCCAAAACCGTCGTACCCCTTCTGCTTTCCAGCACGAACATCCCACAGTTCTTTCACGATTGTCCTGGATTTATCGATGCTGTTTCGGAGTGTGTTGGCTCGCTGCCTAGGGACACGCACTGCGTGCATGTCTACAATGTGGTCTTGGACATCGCAGAGATACGCGAGTTTCattgggttttttattttacgtCTGAGGAGCTGAGCAGTAGGGACGAGGCCATCTACCGGCTGTCGTTGGCATATCTCGATTTGGAGCTAAAGAAGGTGGAACTTGAAGACCCTTCGGATTGCGCCATCTGCTTACAAGAGTTGCAGGCTGGGACTGAAGCTGCTTTGTTGCCATGCTCACACGTCTACCATCTCGGCTGCATTCTTGCGTGGTTTCTTTGCGGTGATAATTGCCCCTTGTGTCGCTTCCGAGTCGTACACTGGAATCTCAATTCTTGGTACATGGATTGTCCCCAACTTCTTGATCGAATTGGATG